From the Ctenopharyngodon idella isolate HZGC_01 chromosome 3, HZGC01, whole genome shotgun sequence genome, one window contains:
- the gdpd3a gene encoding lysophospholipase D GDPD3a, with product MASYLYYLLPAVGGYALTSLYFLKNPHILHKKKQTAFYCAHISHRGGCGERIENTMEAFTHAVEMGTEMLELDCHLTKDSHVIVSHDENLLRQTGEDVTVSSLNLEELPPYKETLEVTFKAGHFSTGSDRNFALLEDVFRKFPHIAVNIEVKENNTMLIEKISDLVKKYNRDGISVWASVDSTIMKNCRKTNSSMPYMFTVKRGLQLLLLYYTGLLPFVPLGESFLQFYLPQIFNREYIPDMWILRSSLVIFLIERLTMRKGMFKHLRDRGIQIHLFVCNDEQDIEAAFAAGATGVMSDYPTLLSNCIRCKQAT from the exons ATGGCGAGCTACCTGTACTACCTGCTCCCAGCAGTAGGGGGCTACGCTCTCACGTCACTGTACTTTCTGAAGAACCCTCATATTCTGCACAAGAAGAAGCAGACCGCCTTCTACTGTGCCCACATCTCTCATAGGGGAG GCTGTGGTGAAAGGATTGAGAACACTATGGAGGCTTTTACACA TGCTGTTGAAATGGGCACAGAGATGCTGGAGTTGGACTGTCACTTGACTAAAGATAGTCATGTGATTGTGTCACATGATGAGAACCTCCTGAGGCAGACTGGGGAAGATGTCACCGTCTCCTCCTTAAACctggag gagttGCCACCTTATAAAGAGACACTCGAGGTCACCTTCAAGGCTG GCCACTTCAGCACTGGATCAGATAGAAACTTTGCGTTATTAGAGGATGTTTTCCGCAAATTTCCTCATATAGCTGTGAACATCGAAGTGAAAGAAAATAACACTATGCTAATTGAGAAG ATTTCTGATCTTGTGAAAAAATACAACAGAGACGGCatctcagtttgggcctctgttGACTCCACCATCATGAAAAACTGTCGCAAAACA AACTCCTCTATGCCCTATATGTTCACTGTAAAGCGAGGTTTACAGCTGCTTCTGCTGTACTACACTGGTCTTCTGCCATTTGTTCCCCTCGGAGAGAGTTTCCTGCAGTTCTACTTGCCACAAATCTTCAACAG AGAATATATACCCGACATGTGGATTTTGAGAAGCAGTCTGGTCATCTTTTTAATTGAAAG ACTGACAATGAGAAAAGGCATGTTCAAGCACCTCAGAGACAGAGGAATTCAG ATTCATCTCTTTGTTTGTAATGACGAACAGGATATCGAGGCAGCATTTGCCGCAGGAGCAACTGGAGTCATGTCTGACTATCCCACCCTGTTATCAAACTGTATTAGGTGCAAACAAGCCACATGA